The following are encoded in a window of Lentisphaerota bacterium genomic DNA:
- a CDS encoding carbohydrate kinase family protein, whose amino-acid sequence MCLRNSAISSGVSCTINARKTLKTVVAGHVCLDIIPQFLQSVSRLDELVQPGKLVQLGPAVVGTGGAVANTGLALHRLGLPVTLMGKVGDDAFGHAILDVFRGHDPALVRTMIVDPNVATSYTVVINLPGIDRSFLHCPGANDTFAAADVRPDLLHGMDLFHFGYPPLMRRMYAEAGELRRMIESVKAAGLTTSLDMALPDPASPAGQTDWSAILTDCLPVVDVFMPSLDEIVHMLDPREGERIRRRAADGIALGGMTPAGVREVAERLIGMGVAAVMIKLGNQGAYLRVTSDRARLARSGRAAATLQGWAGADFHAPCFAARVAGTTGSGDCAIAGLLASLAQGLGAAEAVRMAVAVGSASVETPDAISGVPAWDTLLARVADGWARDRPKVLFAHTA is encoded by the coding sequence ATGTGTTTGCGGAATAGCGCGATTTCTTCGGGAGTGAGTTGCACGATAAACGCACGTAAGACACTCAAGACGGTTGTAGCCGGCCACGTTTGCCTGGACATCATTCCGCAATTTCTGCAATCGGTGTCGCGGCTTGACGAGCTGGTTCAGCCTGGAAAGCTGGTTCAACTGGGTCCCGCCGTGGTTGGCACCGGCGGGGCGGTCGCTAACACCGGCCTCGCCCTTCATCGCCTGGGTTTGCCCGTGACGCTGATGGGTAAGGTCGGCGACGATGCCTTTGGCCACGCCATTCTAGACGTGTTCCGGGGCCACGATCCCGCTCTGGTGCGGACGATGATCGTCGATCCGAACGTCGCCACCTCCTACACGGTGGTGATCAATTTGCCGGGAATTGACCGGAGCTTTCTCCATTGCCCCGGGGCGAACGACACCTTCGCCGCCGCAGACGTCAGGCCGGATCTTCTGCACGGCATGGATCTGTTCCACTTCGGCTATCCGCCGTTGATGAGGCGGATGTACGCCGAGGCAGGGGAGTTGCGCCGGATGATCGAGTCCGTCAAAGCGGCCGGGCTAACCACCTCCCTGGATATGGCGCTGCCCGATCCAGCCTCGCCTGCTGGACAGACCGACTGGAGCGCGATTCTGACCGACTGCCTGCCCGTGGTCGACGTGTTCATGCCGAGCTTGGACGAGATCGTCCACATGCTCGATCCGCGCGAAGGCGAACGCATCCGCAGGCGCGCCGCCGATGGCATCGCACTCGGCGGTATGACGCCCGCCGGCGTGCGTGAGGTGGCCGAACGTCTGATTGGCATGGGCGTTGCCGCCGTGATGATCAAGCTGGGCAACCAAGGGGCCTACCTGCGCGTGACCTCCGATCGGGCGCGCCTGGCGCGCAGTGGCCGAGCCGCCGCGACGCTGCAGGGCTGGGCGGGGGCCGATTTTCACGCGCCCTGTTTCGCCGCTCGGGTCGCGGGCACCACCGGTTCCGGTGACTGCGCGATTGCCGGGCTGCTGGCTTCGCTGGCGCAGGGCCTGGGTGCGGCCGAAGCGGTTCGCATGGCGGTCGCGGTTGGCTCGGCCAGTGTGGAGACACCCGACGCCATCAGCGGCGTGCCGGCGTGGGATACGCTGCTGGCTCGTGTGGCCGATGGCTGGGCGCGGGACCGCCCCAAGGTTCTATTCGCGCACACGGCGTGA
- a CDS encoding formylglycine-generating enzyme family protein, whose protein sequence is MATQTHTSANRRGGCRRIAAIVFAMMLASGAAFGRNIRVSNVRCTEHPGAPGQSDVQFDLAWEDSWRSESVEPAESNVTGKALPVKNWDAAWVFVKFRATGSADGYSHARLSLQAADHVLAAGAAASVGLTDDRGVGVFVYRAEAGRGKNDWKGLSVRWLHGEDGVAAVAAVEIKVYAIEMVYVDQGAFAVGNTGPELSKLNLTVITQTNPTMAGGRPVGIAEPDYPAWPNGYAAFYCMKYEISQGEYAAFLNALPRDACGRTASLTDSSALYYAPAAPVSRYSLTGDWPNIAASKPGVACNFLSWFDGVKYAAWAGLRPMTEMEFEKACRGPLNPVPGEYAWGTADIAGTDFPVPSTDGYALQSDGGPDESVTWVGANGPGGTVGNAVWSGTVRRESDAMFAVNTINGPLRVGIFAKEGNTRVLSGASYWGILELSGNLCERVVTIGNRQGRGFQGSHGTGTVSVPLDWPSSSADGTGLRGGSWFSWDLRVSERNAASLRVPERKAETGMRAVRTAP, encoded by the coding sequence ATGGCTACACAGACGCACACATCAGCCAATCGACGTGGCGGCTGCCGCAGGATTGCCGCGATTGTTTTTGCGATGATGCTCGCGTCCGGGGCGGCCTTTGGCCGGAACATCCGGGTCAGCAACGTGCGCTGCACAGAGCATCCCGGAGCCCCCGGGCAAAGCGACGTGCAATTCGATTTGGCTTGGGAGGATTCCTGGCGGTCGGAGTCCGTGGAGCCGGCGGAAAGCAACGTCACGGGGAAGGCACTTCCAGTGAAGAACTGGGATGCGGCTTGGGTGTTTGTCAAGTTCCGCGCGACGGGCAGTGCCGACGGTTATTCGCACGCGCGGCTTTCGTTGCAGGCCGCCGATCACGTCTTGGCCGCCGGCGCGGCCGCTTCCGTCGGTCTGACCGATGACCGGGGCGTCGGTGTGTTTGTCTACCGCGCGGAGGCGGGGCGCGGCAAGAACGATTGGAAGGGCCTCAGTGTGCGCTGGTTGCACGGCGAGGACGGCGTGGCCGCCGTGGCGGCGGTCGAAATTAAGGTGTACGCGATCGAGATGGTCTATGTGGATCAGGGCGCGTTCGCTGTTGGCAACACGGGGCCTGAACTCAGCAAGCTGAATCTGACGGTGATCACACAGACAAATCCGACGATGGCGGGGGGGCGCCCGGTCGGCATCGCCGAGCCCGATTACCCCGCTTGGCCCAATGGCTATGCTGCCTTTTACTGCATGAAGTATGAAATCTCGCAGGGCGAGTATGCCGCGTTCCTCAACGCGCTGCCGCGGGATGCGTGCGGCAGGACCGCGAGCCTGACCGATTCCAGTGCGCTCTATTACGCCCCTGCGGCACCGGTGTCGCGCTACTCCCTGACGGGTGACTGGCCAAACATCGCCGCGTCAAAACCGGGAGTGGCGTGCAATTTCCTCTCCTGGTTTGACGGCGTGAAGTATGCGGCGTGGGCGGGGCTGCGGCCGATGACCGAGATGGAATTTGAGAAGGCGTGTCGCGGGCCGCTCAATCCCGTTCCGGGCGAATACGCGTGGGGAACGGCCGATATTGCTGGAACCGATTTTCCGGTCCCCTCGACCGATGGTTATGCGCTCCAGTCGGACGGCGGACCGGATGAATCCGTCACGTGGGTCGGCGCCAACGGCCCTGGCGGGACGGTTGGTAACGCGGTGTGGAGCGGGACCGTGCGGCGCGAGAGTGATGCGATGTTCGCCGTCAACACGATCAACGGTCCGCTGCGCGTCGGCATCTTCGCGAAGGAGGGGAACACGCGGGTCCTCTCCGGGGCGTCGTATTGGGGCATTCTGGAACTGAGCGGCAACCTCTGTGAGCGCGTCGTGACCATTGGCAATAGGCAGGGGCGCGGTTTTCAGGGGTCGCACGGCACGGGAACCGTGTCAGTCCCGCTGGATTGGCCTTCCAGTTCGGCCGATGGAACAGGGCTTCGTGGAGGCAGTTGGTTCTCCTGGGATCTGCGCGTTTCCGAACGCAATGCGGCCTCGCTTCGGGTTCCGGAACGGAAGGCCGAAACCGGCATGCGTGCCGTGCGCACGGCGCCATAA